Proteins from a single region of Catenulispora acidiphila DSM 44928:
- a CDS encoding winged helix DNA-binding domain-containing protein encodes MNVRTLSDRELNRATLDRQLLLHRSGMDAAQAVEHLVGLQTQIPPNHYVALWSRLTDFDAQAFSQRFENHEFVRISLQRSTIHTVTARDCLPLRQLLQPVQDRNLKGAFGKRLQGIDLTELAERARKFTEQEPLTLNDLGKLLAESYPEHEVQALGVAARNNLALVQVTPRGLWQQGGLPKHTTAEHWFGNTKAVPAMRAEELVLRYLTAFGPASVMDAQNWSGLTGLREVFDKLRADLVVFRSESGTELFDLPDAPRPGEDVPAPGRFLPDYDNVFIGHKDRARINDPRVPKERVFSGNTPISTFTVDGWIRGVWKVETDKKRTTATMNLTPLVPITKAQRADLEAEGGRLLEFLVPGADHDLRWHEDENG; translated from the coding sequence GTGAACGTCCGCACCCTCAGCGACCGGGAACTCAACCGCGCCACGCTCGACCGGCAACTGCTGCTGCACCGCTCCGGCATGGACGCCGCGCAAGCCGTCGAGCATCTGGTCGGGCTCCAGACGCAGATCCCGCCGAACCACTATGTGGCACTGTGGTCCCGCCTCACGGACTTCGACGCGCAGGCGTTCTCCCAGCGTTTCGAGAACCACGAGTTCGTCCGCATCAGCCTCCAGCGCTCCACGATCCACACGGTGACCGCCCGGGACTGTCTGCCGCTGCGCCAGCTACTTCAGCCGGTCCAGGACCGGAACCTCAAGGGCGCCTTCGGCAAACGCCTCCAGGGCATCGACCTGACGGAGCTTGCCGAGCGCGCCAGGAAGTTCACGGAGCAGGAACCCCTAACGTTGAACGACCTCGGCAAGCTGCTCGCCGAGTCCTATCCCGAACACGAAGTCCAGGCGCTCGGCGTCGCGGCCCGCAACAACCTGGCGCTGGTCCAGGTGACGCCGCGTGGGCTGTGGCAGCAGGGCGGGCTCCCTAAGCACACTACTGCGGAGCACTGGTTCGGAAACACTAAGGCGGTTCCCGCTATGCGCGCCGAGGAGTTGGTCCTGCGGTATCTCACAGCGTTCGGACCGGCTTCGGTCATGGACGCCCAGAACTGGAGCGGGCTCACCGGTCTGCGCGAAGTGTTCGACAAGCTCCGCGCGGATCTCGTGGTCTTCCGGAGTGAATCCGGAACCGAACTGTTCGACCTTCCGGACGCGCCGCGTCCCGGCGAAGACGTCCCCGCCCCGGGACGCTTCCTGCCGGACTACGACAACGTCTTCATCGGGCACAAGGACCGCGCGCGCATCAACGACCCGCGAGTCCCCAAGGAGAGGGTCTTCTCGGGCAACACGCCGATCTCCACGTTCACCGTGGACGGCTGGATCCGCGGGGTCTGGAAGGTAGAGACAGACAAGAAACGCACTACGGCGACTATGAATCTCACTCCCTTGGTACCCATCACCAAGGCCCAGCGCGCCGACCTGGAAGCCGAAGGCGGCAGGCTGCTGGAATTCCTGGTCCCCGGAGCGGATCATGATCTGCGATGGCATGAGGACGAGAACGGTTGA
- a CDS encoding phosphoketolase family protein, whose protein sequence is MTRLSRQSPRKSPLSAKDLDAVNAYWRAANYLSVGQIYLLDNPLMRRPLSLDDVKPRLLGHWGTTPGLNFIYAHMNRVIKARDLDAIYVAGPGHGGPGVLANVYLEGTYSEIYPGIGQDEDGMRKLFRQFSFPGGVPSHVAPETPGSIHEGGELGYSLAHAYGAAFDNPDLLVCAVVGDGEAETGPLAASWHSNKFVNPVRDGTVLPILHLNGYKIANPTVLSRIPQAELEQLMRGYGYEPFTVVSEEGADPLEAHQAMAATLDAMLDRIADIRTRALTGRDNGERPAWPMLILRTPKGWTGPKTVDGKRTEDSWRSHQVPMANVHTNPAHLKVLEEWMRSYRPEELFDPAGALMPELAALAPSGLRRMGANPHANGGVLLRDLKMPDFRDYAVEPAGHGVEHAESTKILGTFLRDIMSDNSGADNFRVFGPDETASNRLQALFEATGRMWNAETVPWDDEHLALDGRVLEPLSEHMCQGWLEGYLLTGRHGFFSCYEAFIHIVDSMFNQHAKWLKTTRHIPWRAPIASLNYLLTSHVWRQDHNGFSHQDPGFIDHVVNKKADVIRVYLPPDANTLLSVADHCLRSRDYVNVIVAGKQPQLQYLSMEEAIVHCTRGIGIWEWASSDGDGEPDLVMGCAGDVPTMETLAAVDILRQNFPDLKVRVVNVVDLMRLQGSDEHPHGLSDKEFDALFTTAKPVVFTYHGYPWLIHRLTYRRTNHGNLHVRGYKEEGTTTTPFDMAMLNDIDRYHLAIDAIDRVPGLAERAGHLRQQLLDARLKARQYTREFGEDDPAISGWAWPY, encoded by the coding sequence GTGACTCGCCTCTCTCGACAATCACCGCGCAAGAGCCCGCTGTCCGCCAAGGACCTCGACGCCGTCAACGCCTATTGGCGTGCCGCCAACTACCTGTCGGTGGGTCAGATCTACCTGCTGGACAATCCGCTGATGCGCCGGCCGCTGAGCCTGGACGACGTCAAGCCGCGGCTGCTGGGCCACTGGGGCACCACGCCGGGGCTGAACTTCATCTACGCGCACATGAACCGGGTCATCAAGGCGCGGGATCTGGACGCGATCTACGTCGCCGGTCCCGGGCACGGCGGTCCCGGCGTGCTGGCGAACGTCTATCTGGAAGGCACGTACAGCGAGATCTACCCGGGGATCGGCCAGGACGAGGACGGGATGCGCAAGCTGTTCCGCCAGTTCTCCTTCCCCGGCGGTGTGCCCTCGCACGTCGCGCCGGAGACGCCGGGCTCGATCCACGAGGGCGGCGAGCTGGGCTATTCCCTGGCGCACGCCTACGGCGCGGCGTTCGATAACCCGGACCTGCTGGTGTGCGCGGTGGTCGGCGACGGCGAGGCGGAGACCGGGCCGCTGGCCGCGTCGTGGCACTCGAACAAGTTCGTCAACCCGGTGCGCGACGGCACGGTGCTGCCGATCCTGCACCTGAACGGCTACAAGATCGCCAACCCGACCGTGCTGTCCCGCATCCCGCAGGCCGAGCTGGAGCAACTGATGCGCGGGTACGGCTACGAGCCGTTCACGGTCGTCAGCGAGGAGGGCGCCGATCCGCTGGAGGCGCACCAGGCGATGGCCGCCACGCTGGACGCGATGCTGGACCGGATCGCCGACATCCGGACGCGCGCGCTCACCGGCCGAGACAACGGCGAGCGCCCGGCGTGGCCGATGCTGATCCTGCGCACGCCGAAGGGCTGGACCGGCCCGAAGACCGTCGACGGCAAGCGCACGGAGGACTCCTGGCGCTCGCACCAGGTGCCGATGGCCAACGTGCACACCAACCCGGCGCATCTGAAGGTGCTGGAGGAGTGGATGCGCTCCTACCGCCCGGAGGAGCTGTTCGACCCGGCCGGTGCGCTGATGCCGGAGTTGGCGGCGCTGGCGCCGTCCGGGCTGCGGCGGATGGGGGCGAACCCGCACGCCAACGGCGGTGTGCTGCTGCGGGATCTGAAGATGCCGGACTTCCGCGACTACGCGGTCGAGCCGGCCGGGCACGGCGTCGAGCACGCGGAGTCCACGAAGATCCTCGGCACGTTCCTGCGCGACATCATGAGCGACAATTCGGGTGCTGACAACTTCCGGGTCTTCGGGCCCGACGAGACGGCGTCCAACCGGCTGCAGGCGTTGTTCGAGGCGACGGGCCGGATGTGGAACGCCGAGACGGTGCCGTGGGACGACGAGCACCTGGCGCTGGACGGCCGGGTGCTGGAGCCGCTGAGCGAGCACATGTGCCAGGGCTGGCTGGAGGGCTATCTGCTGACCGGGCGGCACGGGTTCTTCTCGTGCTACGAGGCGTTCATCCACATCGTGGACTCGATGTTCAACCAGCACGCGAAGTGGCTGAAGACGACCCGGCACATCCCCTGGCGGGCGCCGATCGCCTCGCTGAACTACCTGCTGACCTCGCACGTATGGCGGCAGGACCACAACGGCTTCTCGCACCAGGACCCGGGCTTCATCGACCACGTCGTGAACAAGAAGGCGGACGTGATCCGCGTGTACCTGCCGCCGGACGCGAACACGCTGCTGTCGGTGGCGGACCACTGCCTGCGCTCGCGGGACTACGTGAACGTCATCGTCGCGGGCAAGCAGCCGCAACTCCAGTACCTGTCGATGGAAGAAGCGATCGTGCACTGCACGCGCGGCATCGGCATCTGGGAGTGGGCCTCCAGCGACGGCGACGGCGAGCCGGACCTGGTGATGGGCTGCGCCGGCGACGTCCCGACGATGGAGACCCTGGCCGCCGTGGACATCCTGCGCCAGAACTTCCCAGACCTGAAGGTCCGCGTGGTGAACGTCGTGGACCTCATGCGCCTGCAGGGCAGCGACGAACACCCGCACGGCCTGTCCGACAAGGAATTCGACGCCCTGTTCACCACCGCCAAGCCAGTGGTCTTCACCTACCACGGCTACCCCTGGCTCATCCACCGCCTGACCTACCGCCGCACCAACCACGGCAACCTCCACGTCCGCGGCTACAAGGAGGAAGGCACCACCACCACCCCCTTCGACATGGCCATGCTGAACGACATCGACCGCTACCACCTAGCCATCGACGCCATCGACCGCGTCCCCGGCCTCGCCGAACGCGCCGGCCACCTCCGCCAGCAACTCCTGGACGCACGCCTGAAGGCACGCCAGTACACCCGCGAGTTCGGCGAGGACGACCCGGCGATTTCGGGGTGGGCGTGGCCTTACTGA
- a CDS encoding GDSL-type esterase/lipase family protein, whose protein sequence is MTDVLRQVPLIDGPVEIRGALEVVTTEAGVLARRLPEWTIAQSDASMERQATAGSGVRLAFRTAATALELDVLTTVPMMAENEPHPDDAGAFEITCDGAAVGDPQRAPVGNVLLMDPTMTQVGYVAGQTATVRFEALPAGVKDVEIWLPHWVKTELVALRADADVEPPAPTGRRVWLHHGSSISQCNEADSPLGVWPVIAARAAGVDPVNVGLAGNCFLDPFVARSIRDAAADVISLKLGINLTAKAAYRVRTFAPTVHGFLDTVREGHPDTPILVVSPIACPALEARPGPTVWREDVLYATGDPAAASGELTLQVVRRELRRIVTERAKQDPNIYYLDGLRLMGLDEADEYLGEGLHPTPAGYRVIGERFARIVFGEGGVFAG, encoded by the coding sequence ATGACAGACGTGCTGCGGCAGGTGCCGCTCATCGACGGTCCGGTCGAGATCCGCGGAGCCCTGGAAGTCGTCACGACCGAGGCCGGTGTGCTGGCGCGGCGGCTGCCGGAGTGGACGATCGCGCAGTCCGACGCCTCGATGGAGCGGCAGGCCACGGCCGGGTCCGGGGTGCGGCTGGCGTTCCGGACGGCTGCCACGGCGCTCGAGCTGGACGTGCTGACCACCGTGCCGATGATGGCCGAGAACGAGCCGCACCCGGACGACGCGGGAGCTTTCGAGATCACGTGCGACGGCGCCGCTGTGGGCGACCCGCAGCGCGCCCCGGTCGGCAACGTGCTGCTGATGGACCCGACGATGACCCAGGTCGGCTACGTCGCCGGGCAGACGGCGACGGTGCGGTTCGAGGCGCTGCCGGCCGGCGTGAAGGACGTCGAGATCTGGTTGCCGCACTGGGTGAAGACCGAACTGGTGGCGCTGCGCGCGGACGCCGACGTCGAGCCGCCCGCGCCGACCGGCCGCCGGGTGTGGCTGCACCATGGAAGCTCGATCAGCCAGTGCAACGAGGCGGACTCGCCGTTGGGCGTGTGGCCGGTGATCGCGGCGCGGGCGGCCGGGGTGGACCCGGTGAACGTGGGACTGGCAGGGAACTGTTTCCTGGACCCGTTCGTGGCGCGCTCGATCCGCGATGCCGCAGCGGACGTGATCAGCCTGAAGCTGGGCATCAACCTCACCGCCAAGGCGGCGTACCGGGTGCGCACGTTCGCCCCGACCGTGCACGGCTTCCTCGACACGGTGCGCGAGGGCCATCCGGACACGCCGATCCTCGTCGTCTCGCCGATCGCCTGCCCGGCGCTGGAGGCGCGGCCCGGACCGACGGTGTGGCGCGAGGACGTGCTGTACGCGACCGGCGATCCGGCGGCGGCGAGCGGGGAGCTGACGCTGCAGGTGGTGCGGCGGGAGCTGCGGCGGATCGTGACGGAGCGGGCGAAGCAGGACCCGAACATCTATTACTTGGACGGCTTGCGGTTGATGGGACTGGACGAGGCGGACGAGTACTTGGGGGAGGGGCTGCATCCGACGCCCGCCGGGTATCGGGTGATCGGGGAGCGGTTCGCTCGGATCGTGTTCGGGGAGGGCGGGGTGTTCGCGGGGTAG
- a CDS encoding GNAT family N-acetyltransferase, with translation MTDRQQTMQITRASLADWPLIQGWCADEGWNPGDHDGPCFLAQDPEGFFVGRVDGEPVSAVSVVHYGDAFAFLGLHLVRPEFRGRGHGLATWKAALPRAGARTVGLDSTAAQQDIYRKSGFDDAYRTVRYVGDLASDGSGPAAAVPLARAGFAEIADYDALCFPAPRPVFLREWFAAPGHVGRALIVDGRLVGYGVLRPAHDGYRVGPLFADSRVYAEVILDALVAGAVGDGGEGGRRIVIDVPDTNPEALAMVGALGLEPSFEMARMYTGPVRDVDHSKVFGTTTLELG, from the coding sequence ATGACGGACCGCCAGCAGACGATGCAGATCACGCGCGCGTCCCTCGCCGACTGGCCGCTCATCCAGGGCTGGTGCGCCGACGAGGGATGGAACCCCGGAGACCACGACGGACCCTGCTTCCTCGCGCAGGACCCCGAAGGCTTCTTCGTCGGGCGGGTCGACGGGGAGCCGGTGTCGGCGGTGTCCGTGGTGCACTACGGGGACGCCTTCGCCTTCCTCGGGCTGCATCTGGTCAGGCCGGAGTTCCGCGGCCGCGGCCACGGCCTGGCGACCTGGAAGGCGGCGCTGCCCCGGGCCGGCGCGCGCACCGTCGGGCTCGACAGCACCGCCGCCCAGCAGGACATCTACCGCAAGTCCGGCTTCGACGACGCGTACCGCACCGTCCGCTACGTCGGCGACCTGGCCTCCGACGGCTCCGGCCCGGCCGCCGCGGTCCCGCTGGCCCGCGCCGGCTTCGCCGAGATCGCCGACTACGACGCGCTGTGCTTCCCGGCGCCGCGCCCCGTGTTCCTGCGCGAGTGGTTCGCCGCCCCCGGCCACGTCGGCAGGGCCCTGATCGTCGACGGCCGCCTGGTCGGCTACGGCGTCCTGCGCCCGGCCCACGACGGCTACCGCGTCGGCCCGCTGTTCGCCGACTCCCGCGTCTACGCCGAGGTGATCCTCGACGCGCTGGTCGCCGGCGCCGTCGGAGACGGAGGCGAGGGCGGCCGACGCATCGTGATCGACGTCCCGGACACCAACCCCGAGGCCCTGGCGATGGTCGGCGCCCTCGGGCTGGAGCCCTCCTTCGAGATGGCCCGGATGTACACCGGGCCGGTGCGCGACGTCGACCACAGCAAGGTCTTCGGGACCACGACGCTGGAGCTCGGCTGA
- a CDS encoding terpene synthase family protein, whose amino-acid sequence MPKPFQLPDFYMPYPARLNPHLEFARVQSKGWARGLAMIEGSGVWDEGDFDRHDYALLCSYTHPDCDAEELALVTDWYVWVFFFDDHFWEIYKRPRDMVGAQAYLDRLPAFMPIGDLGAMPEPTNAVEAGLADLWLRTVPSKSEPWRRRFAESNRHLLAESLWELANITEDRVSDPVDYIEMRRKVGGAPWSAHLVEHANGVEVPDRVAASRPLRVLKDTFADAVHLRNDLFSYQREVEQEGENSNCVLVLERFLSCDTQTAADYTNQLLTSRLHQFEQTALTELAPLFAEHGVGPVEAVQVGLYIKGLQDWQAGGHEWHMRSSRYMNDAADGTGAGTSAGGASAALAGPLGLGTSAARILASIAKTMPARLKRVSHPPHEQVGPTPIPAIAAPSELRLSPHLGLAARHTVDWSRRIGFFDGIWDEQHLLSCDLALCAAGISPDATPDELNLATDWLSWGTYADDYYPAVFGPTADRVGAKLSNERLSALMADNPPAPVSALERGLADLWRRSTADASPAGREGLRRGTQKMLDSWLWELENKAVHRVPDPIDYVEMRRDAFGSDLTMALSRIRHDTIPHEVLRSRPVLALEHAAADWGCLVNDVFSYQKEIQFDGDVHNAVLVVQDFFDCDRDRALEIVSSLMAARLAQFHHSAEVEIPALADTMRLSSATREALDLHIQELRDWLTGVLNWHQRTGRYAEAEQHRLLVTRLGHRSPWRPKTPSSVPSGAPSGISGFSGPPFPAHTTSPTAATP is encoded by the coding sequence ATGCCGAAGCCGTTTCAGCTGCCTGATTTCTACATGCCGTATCCTGCGCGGCTGAATCCGCATCTGGAGTTTGCGCGGGTGCAGTCCAAGGGGTGGGCTCGGGGGCTTGCCATGATCGAGGGGTCGGGGGTTTGGGACGAGGGCGACTTCGATCGGCATGATTACGCGCTGTTGTGCTCGTATACGCATCCTGATTGTGATGCGGAGGAGTTGGCGCTGGTCACCGACTGGTATGTCTGGGTGTTCTTCTTCGACGATCACTTTTGGGAGATCTACAAGCGGCCTCGGGACATGGTTGGGGCGCAGGCTTATCTGGATCGGCTGCCTGCTTTCATGCCGATCGGGGATCTGGGGGCGATGCCGGAGCCGACTAATGCGGTGGAGGCGGGGCTGGCTGATCTGTGGCTGCGGACGGTGCCGAGTAAGTCAGAGCCCTGGCGTCGGCGCTTTGCCGAGAGCAACCGGCATCTGCTCGCGGAGTCGTTGTGGGAGCTGGCGAACATCACCGAGGACCGGGTGTCGGATCCGGTCGACTACATCGAGATGCGGCGCAAGGTCGGCGGGGCGCCGTGGTCGGCGCACCTTGTGGAGCACGCCAACGGGGTCGAGGTGCCCGACCGGGTTGCCGCCAGCCGGCCGCTGCGGGTGCTGAAGGACACCTTCGCCGACGCCGTCCACCTGCGCAACGACCTGTTCTCCTACCAGCGGGAGGTCGAGCAGGAAGGCGAGAACTCCAACTGCGTCCTGGTCCTGGAGCGCTTCCTGAGCTGCGACACGCAGACCGCCGCCGACTACACCAACCAGCTGCTCACCAGCCGTCTGCACCAGTTCGAGCAGACCGCGCTGACCGAGCTGGCGCCGCTGTTCGCCGAACACGGCGTCGGGCCGGTGGAGGCGGTGCAGGTCGGGCTGTATATCAAGGGTCTGCAAGACTGGCAGGCCGGCGGCCATGAGTGGCACATGCGCTCCTCGCGCTACATGAACGACGCCGCCGACGGCACGGGCGCAGGTACCAGCGCTGGCGGCGCCTCGGCCGCGCTCGCCGGACCCCTCGGCCTCGGTACGTCCGCCGCGCGCATCCTCGCCTCCATCGCCAAGACCATGCCGGCGCGCCTCAAGCGTGTCAGCCACCCGCCGCACGAGCAGGTCGGCCCGACGCCGATCCCGGCCATCGCCGCACCGTCCGAGCTGCGCCTGAGCCCGCATCTGGGGCTCGCAGCCCGCCACACCGTCGACTGGAGCCGCCGCATCGGCTTCTTCGACGGCATCTGGGACGAGCAGCACCTGCTCTCCTGCGACCTCGCCCTGTGCGCCGCGGGCATCTCCCCCGACGCCACACCGGACGAGCTGAACCTCGCGACCGACTGGCTGTCCTGGGGCACGTACGCCGACGACTACTACCCGGCCGTCTTCGGACCGACCGCGGACCGCGTCGGCGCCAAGCTCAGCAACGAGCGCCTCAGTGCCCTGATGGCCGACAACCCTCCCGCACCGGTGTCAGCCCTCGAACGCGGACTTGCCGACCTGTGGCGCCGCTCGACCGCCGACGCGTCGCCGGCGGGCCGCGAAGGACTGCGCCGCGGAACCCAGAAGATGCTCGACAGCTGGCTCTGGGAGCTGGAGAACAAGGCCGTCCACCGCGTCCCGGACCCGATCGACTACGTCGAGATGCGCCGCGACGCCTTCGGCTCCGACCTGACGATGGCGCTGTCCCGCATCCGCCACGACACCATCCCGCACGAGGTGCTGCGCAGCCGTCCGGTGCTGGCGCTCGAGCACGCCGCGGCTGACTGGGGCTGCCTGGTGAACGACGTCTTCTCCTATCAGAAGGAGATTCAGTTCGACGGCGACGTGCACAACGCGGTCCTGGTCGTCCAGGACTTCTTCGACTGCGACCGCGACCGTGCGCTGGAGATCGTCAGCTCCCTGATGGCGGCGCGGCTGGCCCAGTTCCACCATTCCGCCGAGGTCGAGATCCCGGCGCTGGCCGACACGATGCGATTGTCCTCAGCGACTCGCGAAGCGTTGGACCTGCACATCCAGGAACTGCGCGACTGGCTGACCGGAGTCCTGAACTGGCATCAGCGCACGGGACGCTACGCGGAGGCCGAGCAGCACCGGCTGCTGGTGACCCGGCTCGGGCATCGGTCGCCCTGGAGGCCGAAGACGCCCAGCAGTGTTCCGAGCGGCGCGCCAAGCGGAATCAGCGGCTTCAGCGGACCGCCGTTTCCGGCGCACACCACGAGTCCCACGGCCGCAACACCCTGA
- a CDS encoding nitroreductase family deazaflavin-dependent oxidoreductase has product MTNPWNALIVRVGRQKWFATAFKGVAPHVDRFLGRVTGGRVSMLTGTGIKTLLLTTTGRKSGQQRTVPLLYSRHEGALLVVGSNWGQEQVPAWSLNLLANPEATVAVGGASGPVRARVVEGEERELVWNTILLKNWPGFKDYAERAGRHITIFALEPVKKTTAG; this is encoded by the coding sequence ATGACCAATCCCTGGAACGCCCTCATCGTCCGGGTGGGACGCCAGAAGTGGTTCGCGACCGCCTTCAAGGGGGTGGCGCCGCACGTCGACCGCTTCCTGGGCCGGGTCACCGGCGGCCGGGTGTCCATGCTCACCGGCACCGGGATCAAGACCCTGCTGCTCACCACCACCGGACGCAAGTCGGGCCAGCAGCGCACGGTACCGCTGCTCTACTCGCGGCACGAAGGCGCGCTGCTGGTGGTCGGGTCCAACTGGGGTCAGGAGCAGGTTCCGGCGTGGTCGCTGAACCTGCTGGCGAACCCGGAGGCGACGGTCGCGGTCGGCGGCGCGTCCGGTCCGGTCCGCGCCCGGGTCGTCGAGGGCGAGGAGCGCGAACTGGTCTGGAACACGATCCTGTTGAAGAACTGGCCCGGCTTCAAGGACTACGCCGAGCGCGCGGGCCGGCACATCACCATCTTCGCGCTGGAGCCGGTGAAGAAGACGACGGCGGGCTAG